The following coding sequences are from one Nicotiana tabacum cultivar K326 chromosome 1, ASM71507v2, whole genome shotgun sequence window:
- the LOC107812459 gene encoding conserved oligomeric Golgi complex subunit 6, with product MALAPGLSRKLKKVLETRTDTPDLLASLNTLSTFYTENTPHSRRNLRSTIEKRSLSINEEFLLSSTAAQKALDRVEEEVNSIVECCDKIALALSSCNATTGDIISTTERLKQEFESTTQRQEIVSCFLRDYQLSPEEINALREEDLDENFFKALAHVQEIHANCKVLLRTHHQRAGLELMDMMAMYQEGAYERLCRWVQTECRRLGDVDNPEVGELLKTAVRCLKERPVLFKYCAEEVANMRHNALFRRFISALTRGGPGGLPRPIEVHAHDPLRYVGDMLGWLHQALASERELVLALLDPDASDTRSTSHKYPKGVDSEYGKTETDLTFVLDRIFEGVCRPFKVRVEQVLHSQPNLIISYKLSNTLEFYLYTISDLLGEETSLCNTLLVLKDAAQKTFFDILKSRGEKLLRYPPLVAVDLSPPPALREGVSVLLEIIQTHDSMMFPASGKKPDFDPAISALLDPIIQMCEQAAEAHKSKGAIHSSRRNRITSDPSQHRRSSMDALLDGNSSASLPQTSETPAKIFLINCLCAIQQPLLGHEVASGYVKKLGVMIDNHINALVEKEVDAILRRCGLLNKMSHFRKSLEINESGNSIARQALAEEEDTAPVSVAESLKAFFGLILGSETAIPEFEQMQVPRLRSETSVQVARSLAEAYELIYRAIMDPDSGYPDPKSLARHPPDQIRTILGI from the exons ATGGCATTGGCACCGGGGCTATCACGGAAGCTGAAGAAAGTGCTGGAAACTCGAACAGACACGCCGGATCTGCTCGCATCGCTGAATACTCTCTCCACATTCTACACCGAAAACACACCTCATTCTCGCCGTAACCTCCGATCCACTATTGAGAAGCGTTCTCTATCTATAAATGAAGAGTTCCTTCTTTCCTCCACTGCTGCTCAGAAG GCGTTGGATCGAGTTGAAGAAGAAGTCAATTCGATCGTTGAATGCTGTGACAA AATTGCACTGGCTTTAAGCAGTTGCAATGCCACGACAGGTGATATTATTAGTACCACAGAACGGCTGAAACAGGAATTTGAAAGTACTACACAGAGGCAAGAAATTGTATCATGCTTTCTTCGTGATTATCAGCTATCCCCAGAAGAG ATAAATGCTCTTAGGGAAGAAGACCTTGATGAGAATTTTTTTAAGGCGCTTGCTCATGTTCAAGAAATTCATGCCAACTGCAAAGTGCTTCTCAGGACACACCACCAA CGCGCTGGTTTGGAGCTCATGGATATGATGGCCATGTATCAAGAAGGAGCATATGAACGCCTTTGCAG GTGGGTTCAGACAGAGTGTAGGAGACTTGGTGATGTTGATAACCCTGAAGTCGGAGAACTTCTGAAAACAGCAGTCAGGTGTCTCAAGGAAAGACCAGTACTTTTTAAATATTGTGCGGAAGAG GTGGCAAACATGAGGCACAATGCGTTGTTTAGGAGATTTATAAGTGCTCTCACACGTGGAGGACCTGGTGGACTTCCCAGGCCAATTGAAGTGCATGCTCACGATCCTTTAAGATACGTCGGTGACATGCTGGGATGGTTGCATCAG GCATTGGCGTCTGAAAGAGAGCTTGTCCTTGCATTGCTTGACCCTGATGCATCAGATACTAGATCAACTAGTCATAAATACCCCAAAGGCGTAGATAGTGAGTATGGAAAGACAGAAACCGACTTGACTTTTGTTCTAGACAGGATTTTTGAAGGAGTTTGCCGCCCTTTTAAAGTTAGAGTGGAACAAGTTTTGCACTCTCAACCTAATCTTATAATTTCTTACAAGCTTAGTAATACACTGGAGTTCTATTTATACACA ATATCGGATTTGCTGGGGGAAGAAACATCTCTATGTAATACCTTACTGGTGCTCAAGGACGCGGCCCAAAAAACTTTTTTTGACATACTAAAGAGTCGGGGCGAGAAGCTTTTGAGGTATCCTCCATTGGTCGCTGTTGATCTTTCTCCAccaccagctttaagggaaggAGTTTCAGTGCTGCTTGAAATTATTCAAACACATGATAGCATGATGTTCCCTGCATCTGGAAAGAAGCCTGACTTTGATCCAGCTATATCTGCTCTGCTAGATCCTATTATTCAG ATGTGTGAGCAAGCAGCAGAGGCGCACAAGTCAAAGGGTGCCATACACTCCTCCAGAAGGAATAGAATTACTTCTGATCCAAGTCAACACCGCAGGTCATCTATGGATGCTCTTTTGGATGGCAACAGTTCAGCATCTCTACCACAG ACCAGTGAAACTCCGGCCAAAATTTTCCTCATCAACTGCTTATGTGCCATTCAGCAACCACTTTTAGGACATGAAGTTGCAAGTGGCTATGTGAAGAAGCTCGGAGTGATGATAGACAATCACATAAATGCTCTTGTGGAAAAAGAAGTCGATGCTATTCTAAGAAGATGTGGTTTATTGAATAAGATGTCACACTTCCGCAAGTCATTAGAAATTAATGAATCTGGTAACTCCATAGCTAGGCAAGCGTTAGCAGAAGAAGAGGATACAGCTCCGGTGTCTGTTGCTGAGAGTTTGAAGGCTTTCTTTGGGCTCATTTTGGGCAGTGAAACCGCCATTCCTGAATTTGAGCAGATGCAAGTTCCAAGATTGCGATCAGAAACTAGTGTTCAGGTAGCTAGGTCACTTGCTGAAGCCTACGAGCTTATTTACAGGGCTATCATGGACCCTGATAGTGGCTACCCAGATCCAAAATCACTGGCTAGACATCCACCTGATCAGATAAGAACAATTTTGGGAATTTGA